A stretch of Mesorhizobium sp. L-2-11 DNA encodes these proteins:
- the scpA gene encoding methylmalonyl-CoA mutase: protein MADHVTYEDWQKLAERELKASPDSLAWQTPEGISVKPLYTAADLAGINGLDSLPGVKPFLRGPRATMYAGRPWTIRQYAGFSTAEESNAFYRKALAAGQQGISVAFDLATHRGYDSDHSRVEGDVGKAGVAIDSVEDMKILFDGIPLGEMSVSMTMNGAVIPILASFIVAGEEQGVSRAKLSGTIQNDILKEFMVRNTYIYPPEPSMRIIADIIEYTAKEMPKFNSISISGYHMQEAGATLVHELAFTLADGREYVRAAIAKGLNVDDFAGRLSFFFAIGMNFFMEASKLRAARVLWSRIMEEFEPKKQSSLMLRTHCQTSGVSLQEQDPYNNIVRTAYEALAAALGGTQSLHTNSFDEAIALPTAFSARIARNTQLILQHETGVTKVVDPLAGSYYVESLTNELAEKAWTLIEEVEAMGGMTKAVATGMPKRMIEEAATRRQAAVDKGEEVIVGVNKYRLESEEQIDTRYIDNAAVRQSQIARIERTKRQRDPKRVGETLAALQNVSRSNGGNILEAAVEAARARATVGEISDALRQVFGDHSAKPEVVSKVYGAAYGHEPEFQTLVSRLDHFARKLGQKPRIMVAKLGQDGHDRGAKVIASAFGDIGFDVLAGPLFQTPLEAADMAINAQVSVVGVSALAAGHKTLLPQLVEELRRKGAGNIVVICGGVVPRQDYQFLLDHGVSGVFGPGTNVLDAARAVLDIMEGKRRNA from the coding sequence ATGGCCGACCACGTGACCTATGAGGACTGGCAGAAATTAGCCGAGCGCGAATTGAAGGCATCGCCCGACAGTTTAGCTTGGCAGACCCCGGAAGGCATCTCCGTCAAGCCGCTCTACACGGCGGCTGATCTTGCTGGCATTAACGGCCTCGACTCGTTGCCCGGTGTTAAGCCCTTTTTGCGGGGCCCACGCGCCACCATGTATGCCGGTCGTCCCTGGACCATCCGGCAATATGCAGGTTTCTCGACGGCCGAGGAGAGCAACGCCTTCTACCGCAAGGCGCTCGCCGCCGGCCAGCAAGGAATCTCGGTCGCTTTCGACCTGGCCACCCATCGCGGCTACGACAGCGACCACTCGCGCGTCGAGGGCGATGTGGGCAAGGCCGGCGTTGCGATCGACAGCGTCGAGGACATGAAGATCCTGTTTGATGGTATCCCGCTGGGCGAGATGTCGGTCTCCATGACGATGAACGGCGCAGTGATTCCGATTCTCGCCTCCTTCATCGTAGCCGGCGAAGAGCAAGGTGTTTCCCGGGCAAAGCTTTCAGGAACGATCCAGAACGACATTCTAAAGGAGTTCATGGTCCGCAACACCTACATCTATCCGCCCGAACCATCGATGCGGATCATCGCTGACATCATCGAATACACGGCGAAGGAGATGCCTAAATTCAATTCGATTTCCATCTCCGGCTATCACATGCAAGAGGCGGGTGCGACACTGGTGCACGAACTGGCCTTCACACTGGCCGATGGCCGCGAATATGTTCGAGCGGCAATTGCCAAAGGCCTCAATGTCGATGATTTCGCGGGCCGACTTTCGTTCTTCTTCGCCATCGGAATGAATTTCTTCATGGAGGCCTCCAAGCTGCGCGCCGCACGTGTGCTGTGGTCACGCATCATGGAGGAATTTGAGCCGAAGAAGCAGTCCTCACTGATGCTACGCACCCATTGCCAGACCTCGGGTGTATCGCTTCAGGAGCAGGATCCCTACAATAACATCGTGCGCACGGCATATGAAGCGCTGGCCGCGGCGCTGGGGGGCACGCAGTCGCTGCACACCAATTCCTTTGATGAGGCGATCGCGCTGCCGACGGCGTTCTCCGCGCGTATCGCCCGCAACACTCAATTGATCCTCCAACACGAGACCGGCGTGACCAAGGTTGTCGATCCGCTTGCCGGGTCCTACTATGTTGAAAGTCTCACCAATGAGCTTGCCGAGAAAGCCTGGACATTGATCGAGGAAGTCGAGGCGATGGGCGGCATGACCAAGGCGGTCGCCACCGGTATGCCCAAACGCATGATCGAGGAGGCTGCAACCCGCCGGCAGGCTGCCGTCGACAAGGGCGAAGAAGTCATAGTCGGCGTCAACAAATATCGACTCGAGTCCGAAGAGCAGATCGACACCCGCTACATCGACAACGCCGCCGTGCGGCAATCACAAATCGCTCGCATCGAACGAACAAAACGCCAGCGCGATCCCAAGCGAGTGGGAGAGACACTTGCCGCCTTGCAGAACGTCTCGCGTTCCAATGGGGGCAACATCCTAGAAGCAGCTGTGGAAGCTGCCCGGGCACGTGCTACCGTGGGTGAAATTTCGGATGCGCTTCGCCAGGTTTTTGGCGACCATTCGGCAAAACCGGAAGTGGTCTCGAAAGTCTACGGTGCTGCCTACGGGCATGAGCCAGAGTTCCAGACGCTTGTTTCACGGCTCGATCACTTCGCTCGCAAGCTCGGACAAAAACCGCGGATTATGGTGGCTAAGCTCGGGCAGGATGGTCATGACCGCGGGGCGAAAGTCATCGCGTCAGCTTTCGGCGACATCGGTTTCGACGTTCTTGCCGGGCCTTTGTTTCAGACGCCGCTCGAGGCCGCCGACATGGCGATCAACGCGCAAGTGTCTGTAGTTGGCGTGTCGGCACTCGCCGCCGGCCACAAGACGCTACTCCCGCAACTAGTAGAGGAGTTGAGGCGAAAGGGCGCGGGAAACATTGTCGTCATCTGCGGAGGCGTGGTGCCTCGCCAGGATTATCAATTCTTGTTGGATCACGGCGTGTCAGGTGTTTTCGGCCCGGGCACGAACGTGCTCGACGCCGCCCGCGCCGTGTTGGACATCATGGAAGGCAAGAGGAGAAACGCCTAG
- a CDS encoding MucR family transcriptional regulator, which produces MTEEANHNLDTLIDLTADVVSAYVSNNPVPVGDLPALIGQVHAALKGTAGGVSAAEPEALKPAVPIKKSVMADYIVCLEDGKKFKSLKRHLSTHYGLTPDEYRAKWGLAAEYPMVAPNYAAARSTLAKTMGLGRKPKESETPAPAKRARKQVAA; this is translated from the coding sequence ATGACAGAAGAAGCCAATCACAATCTCGACACCCTCATCGACCTTACCGCCGATGTCGTCTCAGCCTATGTCTCGAATAATCCTGTCCCAGTGGGCGATCTCCCGGCCCTGATCGGCCAAGTGCACGCGGCTTTGAAAGGCACAGCCGGAGGCGTCTCCGCAGCAGAGCCGGAGGCTCTCAAGCCTGCGGTCCCGATCAAGAAGTCGGTGATGGCGGACTACATCGTCTGCCTTGAGGATGGGAAGAAATTCAAATCGCTAAAGCGCCATCTTTCAACCCACTATGGGCTGACCCCGGACGAATATCGCGCCAAATGGGGCCTGGCGGCAGAGTATCCGATGGTCGCGCCGAACTACGCGGCGGCGCGCTCGACGTTGGCCAAGACCATGGGTCTCGGCCGCAAACCGAAAGAGTCGGAAACGCCGGCGCCGGCGAAGCGGGCCCGCAAGCAGGTCGCAGCCTGA
- a CDS encoding cold-shock protein, whose protein sequence is MAPPSQELEPPINPARFRFIQPDNGGQDVFVHISAVERAGLSTLNEGQKINYEIEQDRRTGKSSAGRLSKAG, encoded by the coding sequence ATGGCTCCACCTTCTCAGGAGTTGGAGCCTCCGATCAACCCGGCGCGGTTCAGATTCATCCAGCCCGACAATGGCGGTCAGGATGTTTTCGTCCACATTTCCGCTGTCGAGCGCGCGGGCCTCTCGACGCTGAATGAAGGTCAGAAAATCAATTATGAGATCGAACAGGACCGCCGCACAGGCAAGTCCTCTGCCGGCAGGCTCAGCAAAGCCGGCTGA
- a CDS encoding IS3 family transposase (programmed frameshift) yields MTSKTTNKFSPEVRARAVRLVLDHEGEHASRWAAVSSIAAKIGCTAQTLHEWVKKAERDSGVRAGVPTDVATKLKALERENRELRQANEILRKASAYFCPGGARPPVQAMIAFIDDHREAHGVEPICKVLPIAPSTYHDHVAKRIDPSRLSARAKRDEALKDEVRRVFEANFRVYGVRKVWRQLQREGFDVARCTVARLMKAMGLEGIIRGKPIRTTVSDKAAPCPLDHVNRQFHAPAPNMLWVSDFTYVATWTGFVYVAFVIDTYARRIVGWRVSRTAHASFVLDALEQALHDRRPVQGGGLIHHSDRGSQYVSIRYTERLAEAGVEPSVGSVGDSYDNALAETINGLYKAEVIHRRGPWRSFEAVEFATLEWVDWFNNRRLLEPIGNIPPAEAEERYYAMLEEPAMAA; encoded by the exons ATGACAAGCAAGACGACCAACAAGTTCTCTCCCGAGGTCCGAGCCCGTGCGGTGCGGCTGGTTCTGGATCACGAAGGCGAGCATGCCTCGCGGTGGGCGGCGGTGTCGTCGATCGCCGCCAAGATCGGCTGCACGGCGCAGACGCTGCATGAGTGGGTGAAGAAGGCCGAGCGCGACAGTGGCGTGCGAGCCGGTGTGCCTACGGATGTGGCGACGAAACTCAAGGCTTTGGAACGCGAGAACCGCGAGCTTCGCCAGGCCAACGAGATCCTTCGCAAGGCTTCCGCGTATT TTTGCCCAGGCGGAGCTCGACCGCCGGTTCAAGCCATGATCGCATTCATTGACGATCACCGCGAGGCGCATGGGGTCGAGCCGATCTGCAAGGTGCTGCCGATCGCCCCGTCGACCTACCACGACCATGTCGCCAAGCGCATCGATCCCTCCCGGCTGTCGGCTCGGGCGAAGCGGGATGAGGCTTTGAAGGATGAGGTCCGACGCGTGTTCGAGGCGAACTTCCGCGTCTACGGCGTTCGCAAGGTCTGGCGGCAGTTGCAGCGCGAGGGCTTCGATGTCGCCCGCTGCACGGTTGCCCGCCTGATGAAGGCCATGGGCCTCGAAGGCATCATCCGCGGCAAGCCGATCCGCACCACGGTGAGCGACAAGGCGGCACCATGCCCTCTCGATCACGTCAATCGCCAGTTCCATGCCCCGGCGCCGAACATGCTGTGGGTCTCCGACTTCACCTACGTCGCGACCTGGACGGGCTTCGTCTATGTCGCCTTTGTCATCGACACCTATGCTCGCCGGATCGTCGGCTGGCGGGTGAGCCGGACGGCGCATGCCAGCTTCGTTCTGGACGCTCTGGAACAGGCTCTCCATGATCGGCGGCCCGTGCAGGGAGGCGGGCTCATCCATCACAGCGATAGAGGCAGCCAGTACGTCAGCATTCGATACACTGAGCGCTTGGCGGAGGCCGGCGTCGAGCCTTCGGTGGGCAGTGTCGGCGATAGCTACGACAATGCTCTCGCCGAAACGATCAACGGCCTCTACAAGGCCGAGGTGATCCATCGACGCGGACCATGGCGCTCGTTCGAGGCCGTCGAGTTCGCGACGTTGGAATGGGTCGACTGGTTCAACAATCGCCGGCTGCTGGAGCCCATCGGCAACATCCCGCCGGCCGAAGCCGAGGAACGCTACTATGCCATGCTGGAAGAACCAGCCATGGCCGCGTGA
- a CDS encoding recombinase family protein — protein sequence MLAVPGNSDERLTAVRRSKFAYVYVRQSSINQVRHHQESTELQYSLVDRAVRLGWPPDRVVVIDEDLGKSGNGQVERGGFQRLIAEIGLGNAGLVVSLDASRLARNNRDWHQLLELCSLFGVIIADGERLYDPCAYHDRLLLGLSGIMSEAELHQIRIRLHQGERQKAARGELRIPLPGGLAYNRSGQIVLNPDEEVQARLRLVFDKFRELGTARRVMRYLRTHDLRIPVRPLRGPGPHELVWRDATIAHVHYILHNPAYAGAYVYGRRRINAVRQGPGSHRATSKVAIDDWEVCIKDAHPGYIDWEEFMVNQRRLADNTNRYEAGHRGAPRKGIALLQGLAVCGQCGRRMTVRYSGPDSACPVYCCLADRNQTGSSLCQEVRAPAVDELVAQTLLKALEPDQIAIAIAALDEIAEETRSLEKQWTLRRERARYDAERARRQYDTVEPENRLVARTLEKAWEDKLRLVDEIEQEYRRWRDREPLVLQTQDHAALQQLAENLPAIWHSETTQPEDRKRILRFIVQEVVLDQKKIRGQVAIRILWQTGATSQHQIQRRVQSYDRDYGELELVRERITQLNAAGDMDRQIAKKLNDEGIRSARGRPFTYENVWLLRHRWGIPTAKINGVAANPTRWPDGTYSVQGAAAAIGVTAQTIFDYLAQGLINGRQSTKGQPWQISLSSDQIDQLQRRLQRTRRSRKGAS from the coding sequence ATGTTGGCCGTCCCGGGTAATTCTGACGAGCGGCTCACGGCCGTCCGGCGTTCAAAGTTCGCTTACGTTTATGTACGCCAATCCTCGATAAACCAGGTGCGCCACCATCAGGAAAGCACCGAACTTCAGTACAGCTTGGTGGACCGAGCCGTCAGATTGGGCTGGCCGCCGGATCGTGTCGTCGTCATCGATGAGGATCTTGGAAAATCGGGAAACGGCCAAGTCGAGCGCGGCGGCTTCCAACGGCTCATCGCCGAGATCGGGCTCGGCAACGCGGGTCTGGTGGTCAGCCTCGATGCATCTCGATTGGCACGCAATAACCGAGATTGGCATCAACTCCTCGAGTTGTGTTCATTGTTCGGCGTTATCATCGCTGATGGCGAGCGCCTCTACGATCCCTGCGCTTATCACGACCGGCTGCTGTTAGGGCTCTCGGGGATCATGAGCGAAGCAGAGTTGCATCAGATCCGCATCCGCCTGCATCAAGGGGAGCGGCAGAAGGCGGCGCGAGGCGAGCTTCGCATACCGCTGCCAGGTGGCTTGGCGTACAACCGCTCCGGCCAGATCGTGCTCAATCCTGATGAAGAGGTGCAGGCTCGGCTGCGTCTGGTCTTCGACAAATTTAGGGAGCTTGGGACCGCGCGACGCGTTATGCGTTACCTGCGCACGCACGACCTACGCATACCGGTGCGGCCGCTCCGCGGGCCGGGACCCCATGAGCTGGTGTGGCGAGACGCCACCATCGCCCATGTCCATTATATTTTGCACAACCCGGCCTATGCCGGCGCATATGTCTACGGCCGGCGCCGAATAAATGCGGTCCGCCAAGGTCCGGGTTCGCACCGCGCAACCTCGAAGGTGGCCATTGACGACTGGGAGGTTTGCATCAAAGACGCACACCCTGGTTATATTGACTGGGAGGAGTTCATGGTCAATCAGCGCCGCCTCGCCGACAACACCAATCGATACGAGGCCGGCCACCGCGGCGCGCCGCGCAAGGGCATTGCTTTGCTGCAGGGCTTGGCGGTTTGCGGCCAATGCGGGCGGCGGATGACCGTGCGCTACAGCGGCCCCGACAGTGCATGCCCCGTTTACTGCTGCCTGGCGGACCGCAACCAGACCGGCAGCTCTCTCTGTCAGGAGGTTCGGGCGCCCGCAGTAGATGAGTTGGTCGCCCAAACCCTCCTGAAGGCGTTGGAACCTGACCAAATCGCCATCGCCATCGCTGCGCTCGACGAGATTGCGGAGGAAACGCGGAGCCTCGAGAAACAATGGACGCTACGGCGGGAACGTGCGCGGTATGACGCCGAGCGGGCTCGACGACAATACGACACCGTGGAACCGGAAAATCGTCTCGTCGCCAGAACCCTGGAAAAGGCATGGGAAGACAAGCTGCGCTTGGTCGATGAGATCGAGCAGGAATATCGTCGGTGGAGAGACCGAGAGCCCTTGGTGTTACAGACACAGGATCACGCGGCGCTTCAGCAACTCGCCGAGAATTTGCCGGCTATCTGGCACTCAGAAACGACCCAACCAGAAGACCGCAAACGTATCTTGCGCTTCATCGTGCAGGAGGTCGTTCTCGACCAGAAGAAGATACGCGGCCAGGTCGCCATCAGGATTCTTTGGCAGACCGGCGCAACCAGCCAACATCAAATCCAACGCCGAGTTCAATCTTACGATCGAGACTATGGCGAACTCGAGCTTGTGCGTGAGCGGATCACGCAACTCAATGCTGCGGGCGATATGGACAGGCAAATCGCCAAAAAATTGAACGACGAGGGCATTCGTTCAGCCCGAGGCAGACCATTCACCTACGAGAACGTCTGGCTTCTGCGCCACCGCTGGGGAATCCCGACAGCCAAGATTAACGGTGTCGCAGCCAATCCGACACGCTGGCCTGATGGGACCTACTCTGTACAGGGCGCTGCCGCTGCAATCGGCGTGACGGCTCAAACCATCTTCGATTACCTCGCCCAGGGACTTATCAACGGTCGGCAAAGCACGAAAGGCCAGCCTTGGCAGATCAGCCTTTCCAGCGACCAGATCGATCAACTTCAACGCCGACTGCAACGGACCAGGCGATCAAGGAAAGGTGCATCATGA
- a CDS encoding Y4bD/Y4pK family protein, protein MGTTGLAVRITHPFHPLLGQIFEVVSRSPHWGEDRVIYRAANGTLPTIAVALTDMAPPDPFRRIAAGRAAFRIVDLQRLLGILEQVSSSIEVGDA, encoded by the coding sequence GTGGGTACGACCGGTCTTGCGGTGCGCATCACACATCCCTTCCACCCACTCCTTGGTCAGATCTTCGAGGTGGTCAGCCGTAGCCCGCATTGGGGCGAGGACCGGGTAATCTATCGGGCGGCAAACGGGACTTTGCCAACCATTGCCGTCGCTTTGACGGACATGGCGCCGCCCGATCCATTCCGGCGGATCGCGGCTGGGCGTGCCGCTTTCCGGATAGTCGACCTGCAGCGGCTGCTCGGCATCTTGGAGCAGGTCTCCTCGTCAATAGAGGTGGGCGATGCGTAA
- a CDS encoding helix-turn-helix domain-containing protein, giving the protein MRYEMVRRHQADGVPISNVARVFGVSRPTFYKAQSTLADHGLAGLIPQQRGPKDGHKLSAEIVGFVDELKAARPDLTLPQCIAEITARFGITVHRRSLERAMARQKKRPDSL; this is encoded by the coding sequence GTGCGCTACGAGATGGTGCGTCGCCATCAAGCCGATGGCGTGCCCATCAGCAATGTGGCCCGCGTCTTCGGGGTCTCGCGGCCAACCTTCTACAAGGCACAAAGCACCTTGGCCGATCACGGTCTGGCAGGCTTGATCCCCCAGCAGCGGGGACCAAAGGATGGGCACAAGCTCTCGGCAGAGATCGTTGGCTTTGTCGACGAACTCAAGGCGGCAAGGCCAGATCTGACCTTGCCGCAATGCATCGCCGAGATCACAGCGCGCTTTGGCATCACCGTGCACCGACGAAGTCTCGAACGGGCGATGGCGCGCCAAAAAAAACGACCCGACTCTCTTTAA
- a CDS encoding recombinase family protein produces MPDLKITTDHLRRDAYLYIRQSTLRQVAENGESTQRQYALRDRAIAAGWPVDRIHVIDCDLGKSGSSAVSRDGFQELVSEVALTKAGIVMGLEVSRLARNSADWHRLLELCGQTRTLILDEDGIYDPVGFNDRLLLGLKGTMSEAELHFLKARMRGGQINKARRGELRIGAPVGLVYRPDGALDLDPDAEVQAALHLVFATFERLGSATRTVKYFLDEGILFPRRLRKGTQKGEVLWAPPRHARILQVLHNPRYAGAFVYGRSHGRPRPGGGVSQIKVEMADWQVVMPDMHPGYIDWARFKANQEKLTDNAQAYTIHRKAGPVREGPGLLQGRVLCGLCGERMSVQYSQEHGQSVPTYVCKETATRRGGKVCQSVPGKVVDPAVSALLVKLMTPMTLEVSLAVQGELEARTAETDNLRRQHIERTRYDAELAQRRYMKVDPDNRLVADALEAEWNEKLRLHTDVVEDYERRAPEEAAALDTEMRQRILDLAEQFPRIWSDPRVDVRERKRILRLLIADVTLIKADKITVHVSLSGGATRSLTLDRPLPIAQIRKFKPDLVAEVDRLLDLHCDRQIAEIFNERGLRTWEGSPYNLKKIAHIRNAYRLSSRRQRLLDKGMLTTKQVAIRFNISLTTVHAWGRQGLITKCFSDNHNRGLWELPAGRTIIKGNAGKHPYPARLQSTTAQSTEQGAI; encoded by the coding sequence ATGCCTGATCTCAAAATCACCACCGATCACCTCCGGCGCGATGCCTACCTCTACATCCGCCAATCGACACTGCGACAGGTCGCCGAGAATGGCGAGAGCACCCAGCGACAGTACGCGTTGCGTGATCGCGCCATCGCCGCCGGTTGGCCCGTTGATCGTATCCACGTCATCGACTGCGATCTGGGCAAGTCCGGATCCAGCGCTGTCTCTCGCGACGGCTTCCAGGAGTTGGTCAGCGAAGTCGCGCTAACCAAGGCCGGCATCGTCATGGGGCTAGAGGTCTCGCGATTAGCGCGCAATTCGGCTGATTGGCATCGGCTTCTCGAACTCTGCGGCCAGACCCGCACCCTGATCCTCGACGAAGACGGCATCTACGACCCGGTCGGCTTTAACGATCGGCTGTTACTCGGGCTCAAAGGAACTATGAGCGAAGCCGAGCTGCACTTCCTCAAAGCCCGTATGCGCGGTGGACAGATCAACAAGGCCCGCCGCGGCGAGCTTCGGATCGGCGCGCCTGTCGGCCTGGTTTACCGGCCTGATGGCGCCCTCGATCTCGACCCCGATGCCGAGGTGCAGGCCGCGCTTCACCTGGTGTTCGCCACCTTCGAGCGCCTCGGCAGCGCGACCCGGACGGTCAAGTACTTCCTGGACGAAGGCATCCTGTTCCCACGACGGCTGCGCAAAGGCACGCAAAAAGGCGAGGTGTTGTGGGCGCCGCCGCGTCACGCTCGCATTTTGCAGGTGCTTCATAACCCGAGATATGCAGGCGCCTTTGTCTATGGAAGATCACACGGCCGCCCTCGGCCCGGAGGCGGCGTGTCCCAGATCAAGGTGGAAATGGCTGACTGGCAAGTCGTCATGCCCGACATGCATCCGGGCTACATCGACTGGGCGCGCTTCAAGGCGAACCAGGAAAAGCTCACCGACAACGCCCAAGCCTATACCATACACCGCAAAGCCGGCCCGGTCCGGGAGGGACCAGGCTTGCTTCAGGGTCGCGTCCTTTGCGGCCTATGCGGCGAACGCATGAGCGTCCAGTATAGTCAGGAACATGGGCAGTCAGTCCCGACCTACGTTTGCAAGGAAACCGCCACCCGCCGGGGCGGCAAGGTCTGCCAGTCGGTGCCGGGCAAGGTGGTCGACCCGGCCGTCAGCGCGCTGTTAGTCAAGCTGATGACCCCGATGACCTTGGAGGTCAGCCTCGCGGTACAGGGCGAGCTGGAAGCCCGCACCGCCGAGACCGACAACTTGCGTCGCCAACATATTGAACGAACGCGCTACGACGCCGAACTCGCCCAGCGACGCTATATGAAGGTCGATCCCGACAACCGTCTCGTCGCCGACGCCCTCGAGGCTGAATGGAACGAGAAGCTGCGGCTGCACACCGATGTCGTCGAGGACTACGAGCGGCGGGCGCCCGAGGAGGCCGCCGCCCTCGACACCGAGATGCGCCAACGCATCCTTGATCTCGCCGAGCAGTTCCCTCGGATCTGGAGCGACCCCCGCGTCGACGTGCGTGAACGCAAGCGCATCCTGCGCTTGCTCATCGCCGACGTGACCCTAATCAAGGCGGACAAGATCACGGTCCATGTTAGCTTGTCTGGCGGAGCGACGCGCTCCTTGACCCTGGATCGGCCGCTGCCGATCGCTCAGATCCGCAAATTTAAGCCTGATCTGGTCGCCGAGGTCGACCGCCTGCTCGATCTTCACTGCGATCGCCAGATCGCCGAAATCTTCAACGAGCGCGGCCTTCGAACGTGGGAAGGCTCACCCTATAATCTCAAGAAGATCGCCCACATCCGCAATGCCTATAGATTATCAAGTCGTCGTCAGCGCCTTCTCGACAAAGGAATGCTCACCACAAAGCAAGTTGCAATCCGGTTCAATATATCTCTGACGACTGTCCATGCGTGGGGCCGCCAAGGCCTCATCACCAAATGCTTTAGTGATAACCATAATCGCGGCCTCTGGGAACTTCCCGCAGGTCGCACCATAATTAAGGGAAACGCTGGAAAACATCCTTATCCCGCTCGCCTTCAATCCACTACCGCTCAATCAACCGAACAAGGTGCAATATGA
- a CDS encoding putative bifunctional diguanylate cyclase/phosphodiesterase, protein MQRLSAARLGDLLAGDLRFFGGPSTIEPLAGRIRAEQVSIVLRNTPLGMAANILNAATLVMALWGSPDQTKSILWASVIIVAAGFVGLRARSSFQSVKPRSVSRRTTQNLVRNAFLFGTWWGALPVLFFGGATNAAQVVITCLSAGMIAGGAASFSTIPVAAIAYTLPIFVGSAVAIVWVGDAVNLPVAILIVSYAITLFRAVLAHAVEFTRRFILQAESENAIRRDVLTRLPNRFSFNERLENALADAKQFDQHCALLLFDLNNFAEVNDRFGRAMADALLVEVAARLRRSTRESDGIARLEGGEFAIIATRDIRPDQIRSLAKQIIEAMRAPFLIEGREIYCRASIGVALAPADGLDANQLLRCVDTAVYRAKTLGAGSIQFFSANDDEAAARRHALERDLPSALTNDQLWLAFQPFLDLGSDRIRGFEALLRWQHPTLGPISPSEFIPIAEETGLIHSIGHWVVKTACLAAARWPRDLRVSVNLSVVQLKNKALLDGIVVALAEAGLEPRRLEVEITETVLISNFEETISLLQSLISLSVTVALDDFGTGYSSLTYLRKLPLSRLKIDRSFVQDMLTDADCAAIVRSLVELAHELRIEVTAEGVETPEQLDYLRCVRCDEAQGYLIGKPVRISEIPGIAAEPVGQELGT, encoded by the coding sequence ATGCAGCGTCTGTCTGCCGCAAGGCTCGGTGATCTTCTGGCGGGAGACCTGCGTTTTTTTGGCGGCCCCTCGACGATCGAACCACTTGCCGGCCGAATCAGGGCGGAGCAGGTCAGTATCGTGCTTCGCAACACGCCTCTTGGTATGGCTGCGAACATACTCAATGCGGCCACTCTTGTCATGGCGCTTTGGGGCTCCCCGGACCAGACGAAATCCATCCTCTGGGCGAGTGTTATCATCGTCGCCGCCGGGTTCGTAGGCCTAAGAGCGAGATCATCATTTCAGTCAGTCAAACCAAGGTCAGTGTCTCGCCGAACAACGCAAAACCTGGTGCGGAACGCGTTCCTGTTCGGCACCTGGTGGGGAGCCCTTCCCGTTCTGTTCTTCGGTGGGGCAACAAACGCAGCCCAGGTCGTCATTACCTGCCTGAGCGCCGGGATGATCGCAGGCGGTGCCGCTTCTTTTTCCACGATTCCTGTTGCGGCCATCGCGTATACGCTGCCCATCTTCGTCGGTTCGGCGGTTGCCATTGTGTGGGTGGGAGACGCAGTCAATCTGCCCGTCGCAATCCTGATAGTGAGCTACGCCATCACGCTGTTTCGTGCAGTGCTTGCCCACGCGGTCGAATTTACCCGACGCTTCATTCTGCAAGCGGAAAGCGAAAATGCCATTCGCAGGGATGTTCTAACGAGACTGCCAAACCGGTTCAGCTTCAACGAGCGGCTGGAGAACGCGTTGGCGGACGCAAAGCAGTTTGACCAGCACTGTGCGTTGCTTTTGTTCGATCTTAACAACTTTGCCGAGGTGAATGATCGCTTTGGCCGAGCCATGGCGGATGCCCTTTTGGTCGAAGTAGCTGCGAGACTTCGGAGATCGACGCGGGAGAGCGATGGCATTGCCAGGTTGGAGGGCGGCGAATTTGCAATAATCGCTACGCGCGATATCAGGCCAGATCAGATCAGGTCCTTGGCCAAACAGATCATAGAGGCCATGCGCGCCCCGTTCTTGATCGAAGGGCGCGAAATATATTGCAGGGCCTCTATAGGTGTCGCTTTGGCCCCCGCTGACGGTTTGGATGCCAACCAACTCCTGCGGTGCGTCGACACCGCGGTATACAGGGCCAAGACGCTGGGGGCGGGCTCCATTCAGTTTTTCAGCGCAAACGACGATGAAGCTGCTGCAAGGCGCCATGCTCTTGAACGCGATCTGCCATCTGCGCTGACCAATGACCAGCTTTGGCTCGCATTTCAACCATTTCTCGACCTCGGGAGCGATCGCATCCGAGGTTTTGAAGCGCTTCTGCGGTGGCAGCATCCGACCCTTGGCCCGATCTCTCCGTCGGAGTTCATACCCATCGCTGAAGAAACGGGTTTGATTCACTCCATCGGACACTGGGTCGTCAAAACGGCTTGTTTGGCAGCGGCGCGCTGGCCGCGCGACTTGCGGGTCTCCGTCAACTTGTCGGTGGTGCAGCTTAAGAACAAGGCCTTGCTTGATGGAATTGTAGTGGCCTTGGCTGAAGCCGGGTTGGAGCCCCGAAGACTCGAGGTCGAGATCACAGAAACTGTGCTGATTTCGAATTTTGAAGAAACGATTTCATTATTACAATCGTTAATTTCGCTATCCGTCACAGTTGCTCTTGACGATTTTGGCACCGGCTATTCATCACTGACTTATCTTCGTAAATTGCCTCTTTCGCGCCTCAAGATCGACCGATCTTTTGTCCAGGATATGCTCACCGATGCGGACTGTGCCGCGATTGTAAGATCCTTGGTTGAGTTGGCGCATGAGCTTCGAATTGAGGTAACAGCCGAAGGCGTAGAAACTCCCGAACAGCTCGACTATCTGCGATGCGTCAGATGTGATGAAGCTCAAGGCTATTTAATCGGAAAGCCTGTCCGGATAAGCGAAATTCCTGGCATTGCCGCGGAGCCGGTGGGTCAGGAGCTAGGTACTTGA